TAACCGGATTGCTTACCTGGCATTCTTTGCGCCAAATCGAAAAGGAACCCGATCCCACCGCAAATATTCCCAAGGCGGCTTTATTGGCAGCGGTATTTTTTCTGGCCTCTTCATTCAAACTGCCCCTGCCCCCCACCAGTGTTAATCCTCTGCTCAATGGCCTGCTGGGGATCATGCTGGGTTATTATGCTTTCCCAGCGATCTTAGTTGGTTTGTTTTTCCAGGCGGCCATGTTTCAGCATGGTGGATTAACTACCCTGGGCTTAAATGCCCTGACTGCCGGGATTCCCGCTTTATTGGTCTATCATTTGTTTCAGCTTAAATATGTATTGCGGCTCAAAAATCAAATTTGGGATGGGCTGTTTGGCTTTGCGGCTGGATTTCTGGGCGTTGCACTCACAACTATTTTTATATTTGGCCTGTTGTTGGGGGCTGTGGCCGTGGGCGATCGCTCTGCGTTGGACATAAACGGCTTATTATCTAGTCTGGTAATTGCCCATATTCCACTGATGCTGGCAGAAGGGGTTTTCACCGCGCTGGTGGCGATCTTCCTGGGCAAAGTAAAACCAGATTTATTAATGCGATTGCCTAAGCGTAGATTTACCACCGAAGAACAGAGCTTAAAATAATCAGTGGGTTCCCGATCGCCCGATCACAATGCTTAATAATTGAGTTCTGCCCATTATTCAAGCTTAACTATGCACATCTCTGAAGGCTATTTGCCCACAGCAGCTTGGATGGGTAGCTATGCGGTTACTGGGCTTACCACCTGGTTTTCACTGCGACAGATCCACAAATTACCCGATCCTTCGGCGGGAGTGCCCAAAGCTGCCCTCCTAACCGCTGCTTTCTTTATTGCTTCGTCGATCAAAATTCCGCTACCCCCCAGTAGTGTGCATTTATTGCTATATGGGCTGCTGGGAATCACGTTGGGCTATTATGCTTTTCCGGCGCTCCTGGTGGGGTTATTTTTGCAAGCGGTGATCTTTCAGCATGGCGGTTTGACTACGCTGGGCATAAATGCGGCGATCGCGGGTCTGCCTACCTTGCTGTTCTATCATGTGTTTCAATTGCGCCATGCCCGATTCTGGCGGCATCTATTCCCCCGATCGATCGTGACCAGCGGGTTTGGTTTTTTGGCTGGATTCGGTAGCATTGCCCTGGCGGTGGCGCTGATGTATGTGGTGTTAATTGCCACGATGCCCGCCGGTGCGAATACCACTACGGAGCGGGCTAATATTATGTCGGTGCTGGTGGCGGCGCATATGCCATTGATGTTGTTGGAAGGGGTATTTACAGCAATGGTGGCTAGTTTTTTGGAGCGGGTTTATCCTAGCCTGTTGCAGCCTGGCAGATGGGGCAACATTGGCGATCGGCAACCCAGCCGCTAATAACGAATGCGTGGATCGATCCAGGCGTTAATAATATCGATCGCAATGCTGATTGTGACCACGATCGCCGCAAAAAACACCACAATCCCCTGCACCACTGGGTAATCACGGCCGACCAGGGCTCGAAACAGGCGATTAGCCAAACCAGGCCAGGAAAAGGTAACCTCGGTTAGCACTGCGCCACCAAGAACCGCCGCAAAGGTTAAGCCCAGAATTGTCACCACCGGAATCATGGCATTCTTGAGGGCATGGTTAATTAAAACCGATCGACTATTTATGCCCCTGGCGATCGCTGCTTCCACATAGTCCGATCGCAATGTTTCTTGCAAACTAACCCGCACAATCCGTTCAAAAATGCCGCTGAGGACAATTCCCAGACTAAAGGCAGGCAAAATCAAATAATGACAACTGGTGATAAATTGGTGCCAGTTCCCCTGTAGCAGCGCATCAAGGGTATATAAGCCAGTGATTGCATCTGGTGGCGGCAGGGTGGCTGGGAAGCGCGTACCGATCGGGAACCAGCCCAGTTGCACCGACAAAGTAAGCTGCAACAACATACCAATCCAGAACAGTGGCAAGGAATAAGTAATAATGCCAAACAAGCGACCGCCCAAGTCCCAGCCTGTATCTGCTTTAACTGCGGCCAGAATACCCACCCCCAGACCGATCGAAGCCGCCACCACCATGCTGTAGATCGCTAGCTCTGCGGTAGCTGGGAAAAAAGATTGAATGATCTCCCAGGTGGCTTGGCCACGGGTAGTCAGGGAGGTGCCCAGGTCAAAGTGAATTAAATTATTGAGGTAGTGGAGATATTGATCCCACAGGCTACCGGAAAGCCCCAATTGTTCGCGCAATGCATCCTTAACTGCCGTAGGGGCGCGAGGCCCCAGGATCGCATCGACGGGATCACCTGGGGTAGCCCGCATTAATAAAAACACCAGGCTGGCGATCGTCCACAACATCAATGGTGCAAGGAGCAATCGGGTTAAAACGTAATATAAAAGGGCTTTGAGCCGATTAGACATAGATCGAGAGACTAAGGATAAAAAGCCAGTTTTGGTAAACCAGTAGTTTCCGGCCAACCCATCATAATATTCATTGATTGCACCGCTTGCGCTGCCTGACCTTTCATCAGATTATCGATCGCCGAAGTGACAATTACCCG
The sequence above is a segment of the Pseudanabaena sp. PCC 7367 genome. Coding sequences within it:
- the cbiM gene encoding cobalt transporter CbiM — protein: MHISDGYLPAQAWAGGYALTGLLTWHSLRQIEKEPDPTANIPKAALLAAVFFLASSFKLPLPPTSVNPLLNGLLGIMLGYYAFPAILVGLFFQAAMFQHGGLTTLGLNALTAGIPALLVYHLFQLKYVLRLKNQIWDGLFGFAAGFLGVALTTIFIFGLLLGAVAVGDRSALDINGLLSSLVIAHIPLMLAEGVFTALVAIFLGKVKPDLLMRLPKRRFTTEEQSLK
- the cbiM gene encoding cobalt transporter CbiM, with product MHISEGYLPTAAWMGSYAVTGLTTWFSLRQIHKLPDPSAGVPKAALLTAAFFIASSIKIPLPPSSVHLLLYGLLGITLGYYAFPALLVGLFLQAVIFQHGGLTTLGINAAIAGLPTLLFYHVFQLRHARFWRHLFPRSIVTSGFGFLAGFGSIALAVALMYVVLIATMPAGANTTTERANIMSVLVAAHMPLMLLEGVFTAMVASFLERVYPSLLQPGRWGNIGDRQPSR
- a CDS encoding ABC transporter permease; the encoded protein is MSNRLKALLYYVLTRLLLAPLMLWTIASLVFLLMRATPGDPVDAILGPRAPTAVKDALREQLGLSGSLWDQYLHYLNNLIHFDLGTSLTTRGQATWEIIQSFFPATAELAIYSMVVAASIGLGVGILAAVKADTGWDLGGRLFGIITYSLPLFWIGMLLQLTLSVQLGWFPIGTRFPATLPPPDAITGLYTLDALLQGNWHQFITSCHYLILPAFSLGIVLSGIFERIVRVSLQETLRSDYVEAAIARGINSRSVLINHALKNAMIPVVTILGLTFAAVLGGAVLTEVTFSWPGLANRLFRALVGRDYPVVQGIVVFFAAIVVTISIAIDIINAWIDPRIRY